From the genome of Aspergillus fumigatus Af293 chromosome 1, whole genome shotgun sequence, one region includes:
- a CDS encoding MICOS complex subunit Mic12 family protein: protein MGFFAGFLSGFALTSTVLYLTIQVHRANRVEQSHIIREQTRSLNWIASPIGAYDRRLAPKDPPQLDLERSQQQPTLKDFLKHRWNEEVETLARRAYESRWEDARDAAIAGWKAAMRLMKKE from the exons ATGGGCTTCTTTGCTGGATTT CTCAGCGGGTTTGCGTTGACCTCCACGGTCTTATACCTAACAATTCAAGTTCACCGAGCCAATCGCGTCGAGCAGAGTCATATTATCCGTGAGCAAACTAGATCGCTAAATTGGATTGCATCACCAATTGGCGCATATGACCGCCGTCTAGCGCCGAAGGACCCGCCGCAGCTTGACCTGGAGAGGTCGCAACAACAGCCTACCTTAAAGGACTTTCTTAAGCATCGCTGGAATGAGGAGGTGGAGACACTGGCTAGAAGGGCATATGAGAGTCGGTGGGAGGACGCGAGAGATGCTGCAATCGCAGGATGGAAGGCTGCGATGAGGCTTATGAAGAAGGAATAA
- a CDS encoding DUF5315 domain-containing protein → MDAAPKLENLRKISSQRLPPPVLFQGPPSHNASNLSLNPPLPAVSSPGGSQTVPLQRSRPSRAQGSFDATSLSPFVSRTQSRGEVDRSEAIWQEMQNALSEVELSAVTSEHVFGERHSEALEDLRMKQLKLAQAWARSEADEVVDAAKGLESKGKSSSRRGSQNVGPTGERVPMDASVHRNMDEETERDILLARERREANDRYFDRVKNGVLEVVAKLEEVAQAMRAVERESKDIWSDNESIDTTHSAASTS, encoded by the coding sequence ATGGACGCCGCTCCAAAGTTAGAAAACTTACGGAAGATAAGCTCCCAGCGTCTTCCGCCCCCTGTTCTCTTTCAGGGTCCCCCTTCGCATAATGCATCTAATCTCTCTTTAAACCCACCCCTGCCAGCTGTATCTTCGCCAGGGGGAAGCCAGACGGTTCCTTTGCAACGCAGTCGCCCTTCCCGAGCCCAGGGCTCTTTTGACGCGACTTCCTTATCGCCATTTGTTTCTCGCACTCAATCTAGAGGTGAAGTCGATCGATCCGAAGCCATATGGCAGGAGATGCAAAATGCCCTATCGGAAGTCGAGCTCAGCGCAGTGACCAGCGAGCATGTATTCGGGGAGAGACACTCAGAGGCACTAGAAGATCTCCGTATGAAGCAACTGAAACTCGCCCAAGCCTGGGCCCGCAGTGAGGCCGACGAGGTAGTCGATGCTGCCAAGGGCTTGGAGTCCAAAGGGAAATCTTCTTCGCGACGAGGGTCGCAAAACGTTGGGCCCACTGGCGAAAGAGTTCCAATGGATGCCTCCGTTCATAGGAATATGGACGaggaaacagaaagagacaTTTTGTTAGCCCGAGAAAGGCGAGAGGCCAACGATCGGTACTTCGATCGGGTCAAGAATGGTGTCTTGGAAGTGGTTGCCAAACTTGAAGAAGTTGCACAGGCTATGCGCGCAGTTGAGAGGGAGAGCAAAGACATCTGGAGCGATAATGAGAGCATTGATACGACACATTCGGCGGCAAGCACCAGTTGA
- the rps23 gene encoding 40S ribosomal protein uS12, whose product MGKGKPRGLNAARKLSNHRREQRWADLHYKKRLLGTAFKSSPFGGASHAKGIVLEKVGVEAKQPNSAIRKCVKVQLIKNGKKVTAFVPNDGCLNFIDENDEVLLAGFGRKGKAKGDIPGVRFKVVKVSGVGLLALWKEKKEKPRS is encoded by the exons ATGGGTAAGGGAAAGCCCCGTGGTTTGAATGCCGCGCGCAAGCTCTCCAACCACCGCCGTGAGCAGCGCTGGGCCGACTTGCACTACAAGAAGCGCCTTCTCGGTACTGCTTTCAAGTCCTCTCCCTTCGGTGGTGCCTCCCACGCCAAGGGCATCGTCCTCGAAAAGGTCGGAGTTGAGGCCAAGCAGCCCAACTCTGCCATTCGGAAGTGTGTCAAGGTCCAGCTGATTAAGAACGGCAAGAAGGTCACCGCTTTCG TCCCCAACGACGGTTGCTTGAACTTCATCGACGAGAACGACGAGGTTCTCCTTGCTGGTTTCGGTCGTaagggcaaggccaagggTGATATTCCCGGTGTTCGTTTCAAGGTCGTCAAGGTCTCTGGTGTCGGTCTGCTTGCTttgtggaaggagaagaaggagaagcccCGTTCGTAA
- a CDS encoding translation initiation factor eIF2B subunit beta, with protein MPTTSAALTPGLASFLKSLKTTPIDTSIDNLISLLKRRQIRHSRSCATATAYLLLRVVSACRTTDAAKLIERVQSVGRRLVAAQPREMVVGNIVRRVLGLIRDEAEDERDGDFTLSDAGSEGQPQTPRVSEDPSDPLSLRHEGSERSSSRPPFTSLATTPISMFNLLSHPEPETSLPGTPASASPSGRLLGHAPTRDIRAEVLDGIGEIIDELGQVDDQIAAYALDHIHSNEIILTHTSSTTVQKFLLKAAAKRKFTVIHAESYPNNHEATHTTVSGAASTDEEILSTDSFQKPLIALGITVILIPDSAVFALMSRVNKVILGTHSVLANGGLVAAAGTRVIARAAKVHQTPVVVVSGVYKLSPVYPFDFESLIEYGDASKVIPYEDGDLMDQVDVQNPLYDYVPPELVDLYITNLGGHAPSYLYRIVSDHYRKEDINF; from the exons ATGCCAACTACCTCCGCGGCCTTGACGCCTGGTCTGGCGTCTTTTCTCAAGTCTCTTAAGACCACTCCAATCGACACATCCATTGACAACCTGATATC GCTTCTCAAGCGGAGACAGATCCGTCATTCCAGATCATGCGCTACCGCGACCGCCTACCTTCTCCTTCGCGTCGTTTCAGCTTGCAGGACGACAGATGCAGCTAAGCTAATTGAACGGGTGCAGAGCGTGGGGAGGCGATTGGTGGCTGCTCAACCAAGAGAGATGGTGGTTGGAAACATCGTTCGCCGTGTACTTGGTCTCATTCGCGACGAAGCTGAGGACGAGAGAGATGGTGATTTCACTCTCAGTGATGCTGGATCCGAAGGTCAGCCTCAAACGCCTCGTGTTTCGGAAG ACCCATCCGATCCGTTGTCACTCCGCCACGAGGGCTCTGAGCGGTCGTCCTCAAGGCCGCCTTTCACTTCGCTGGCCACCACTCCAATCTCAATGTTCAATCTGCTCTCACATCCGGAACCTGAAACATCGCTCCCCGGTACTCCCGCATCGGCTTCTCCATCCGGTAGATTACTGGGACATGCTCCAACCAGGGATATTCGCGCCGAAGTCCTGGATGGAATTGGAGAGATCATCGACGAACTGGGACAGGTGGACGACCAGATTGCGGCCTATGCTCTGGACCACATCCACTCCAATGAAATAATCCTCACCCATACATCCTCCACAACCGTTCAGAAGTTCCTTCTCAAGGCCGCTGCAAAGCGCAAGTTCACCGTGATCCATGCTGAATCCTACCCCAACAACCATGAAGCGACGCACACCACCGTTAGCGGTGCCGCTTCCactgatgaagaaattctCAGCACCGATTCATTCCAGAAGCCGCTGATCGCCCTGGGTATTACAGTCATTCTAATCCCGGATTCGGCTGTCTTTGCTCTCATGTCCCGAGTCAACAAGGTTATTCTGGGCACGCACTCTGTCCTTGCCAACGGCGggctggtggctgctgcCGGGACCCGGGTCATTGCTCGTGCTGCCAAGGTGCACCAGACCCCTGTTGTTGTCGTCAGCGGTGTATATAAACTCAGTCCGGTGTATCCATTCGACTTCGAGTCGTTGATCGAATATGGAGATGCCAGCAAGGTCATCCCGTATGAGGACGGGGATTTGATGGACCAAGTTGATGTGCAGAACCCTCTGTACGACTATGTTCCTCCGGAACTTGTTGATCTTTATATTACAAATCT CGGCGGCCATGCGCCATCTTATCTGTACCGGATCGTGTCAGACCACTACCGCAAGGAGGACATCAACTTCTAG
- the nemA gene encoding Nem1-Spo7 phosphatase catalytic subunit NEM1 yields MNSLNILSSRVIGQTSNSNRLRQRSRSQGEIGPVAPPEDRSKLRSYSHDNLHSPDVLEKSHNNAPGISSADIDYSEHTLTEKSPLIQSIQRDGPLATRSTLGLIAERFFDAIAETIKFILSTLAAPGVFLAQCFRDDDGQYSPMAPVRKLRRSMASVSASRRSTSAKKEPKPTGARRRSGSTRKLRSHVSRDSIASSTSESEGDRRSTQCLTSTRARPVKSKTTALDPTQEEGTPRRSIRIKLHNEGALKRERQRRTQSADLGATSETGAAAGQGAVNPDTLKSPTSPSVHKVTKYPHSPVPPRPLIPARLPSYTAAPRNSRAPQKTLVLDLDETLIHSLAKGGRMSSGHMVEVKLATPMTTALTPGGSPTTLGPQHPILYYVHKRPNCDDFLRKVCKWYKLVIFTASVQEYADPVIDWLEQERKYFHARYYRQHCTFRNGAYIKDLSSVEPDLSKVMILDNSPMSYLFHEDNAIPIEGWINDPTDNGLLNLIPMLEALQYVTDVRAFLALRRGEGEI; encoded by the exons ATGAACTCGTTGAATATCCTATCTTCCCGAGTCATTGGCCAGACATCCAATTCGAATCGTCTCCGGCAAAGGTCGCGTTCGCAGGGAGAAATCGGTCCCGTGGCCCCCCCGGAGGATCGATCCAAGCTTCGGTCTTATAGTCACGACAATCTTCATTCGCCTGATGTATTGGAGAAAAGCCATAACAATGCTCCTGGAATTTCTTCAGCGGACATAGACTACTCCGAACATACCTTGACTGAGAAATCGCCTTTGATACAGAGCATTCAGAGAGATGGACCGCTTGCTACGAGGAGTACCCTGGGGCTGATTGCAGAGCGTTTCTTTGACGCCATTGCGGAAACGATCAAGTTTATCTTATCAACTCTGGCTGCTCCGGGCGTGTTTTTAGCTCAGTGCTTTCGAGACGATGATGGACAATATTCCCCAATGGCCCCGGTACGAAAGCTGCGGCGGTCAATGGCCAGCGTTTCCGCTTCCCGTAGGTCAACCTCGGCGAAGAAGGAACCCAAACCAACCGGTGCAAGACGACGTAGTGGATCCACAAGAAAGCTGAGAAGTCATGTATCGCGAGATTCGATCGCATCGAGCACGTCAGAGTCGGAAGGAGATCGTCGGAGCACCCAGTGCCTCACGAGTACTCGAGCTCGACCCGTGAAGTCGAAAACCACAGCCCTGGATCCGACTCAAGAAGAGGGTACCCCTCGCCGCTCCATCCGTATTAAGTTACATAATGAAGGTGCGCTGAAGCGGGAGAGGCAGCGCCGGACGCAAAGCGCAGATCTCGGTGCTACTTCGGAAACTGGTGCGGCCGCAGGACAAGGTGCTGTGAATCCAGACACTCTCAAATCACCCACGTCGCCCTCCGTTCATAAAGTCACCAAATATCCTCATTCACCGGTACCTCCTCGGCCGCTGATTCCAGCTCGTCTACCTTCGTACACTGCCGCTCCCCGAAACTCACGCGCCCCTCAAAAGACACTGGTCCTGGACTTAGATGAGACTCTTATTCACTCCCTAGCCAAAGGCGGTCGCATGTCCAGCGGCCACATGGTTGAAGTCAAGCTTGCTACTCCCATGACTACTGCTCTAACTCCGGGTGGGTCACCGACTACATTAGGGCCGCAACATCCCATTCTCTACTACGTTCATAAACGGCCGAATTGCGACGACTTTTTACGAAAAGTATGCAAATGGTATAAGCTGGTTATTTTCACCGCCAGCGTCCAGGAATATGCGGATCCTGTCATCGACTGGCTCGAGCAGGAACGCAAGTACTTCCACGCACGGTATTACCGCCAGCATTGCACGTTCCGCAATGGCGCGTATATCAAGGACCTCAGTTCTGTGGAGCCTGACCTGAGCAAAGTTATGATTCTGGACAATAGTCCCATGAGCTACCTTTTTCACGAAG ATAATGCTATACCGATTGAGGGCTGGATCAATGATCCTACAGACAACGGTttgctcaatctcatccCTATGCTTGAAGCATTGCAGTATGTGACCGATGTGCGGGCATTTCTGGCACTGCGGAGAGGTGAAGGAGAAATATAA
- a CDS encoding alanine--glyoxylate transaminase: MSSQAPHSTLLIPGPIEFDDAVLQSMSHYAESHVSPAFVKVFGETLTLVRKLFQSTKPSAQPFVISGSGTLGWDVVASNLIEKGENALVLHTGYFADSFAACLETYGAHATQLKAPIGDRPSFEQIEQALKEKPYKIITITHVDTSTGVLSDIKRVTEIVRRVSPDTLVVVDGVCSVGCEEIAFDEWDLDVVLTASQKAIGCPPGLSILMLSGRAIDRFKSRKTPPSSYFASIANWMPIMQNYENNKPSYFATPPTQLVHALHTSLSQITARPMAERFAIHAQTSDRVKAAIADLGLRQLASQPESQAHAMTAIYLPDGLTPADVLPSLLKRGVIFAAGLHKEIATRYIRFGHMGVSVTDPARNDIDKAIVALKEALTEAKQAKGL, encoded by the exons ATGTCGTCCCAAGCCCCTCACTCCACCCTGTTGATTCCAGGACCCATCGAGTTCGATGATGCTGTCCTTCAGTCCATGTCCCACTATGC TGAAAGCCATGTCAGCCCCGCCTTCGTTAAGGTTTTTGGAGAGACCTTGACCCTGGTTCGGAAACTCTTCCAGTCCACCAAGCCCTCCGCACAGCCCTTCGTCATCTCCGGCAGTGGCACACTCGGCTGGGATGTTGTGGCTTCGAACTTGATCGAGAAGGGCGAAAATGCGCTCGTCCTGCACACCGGATACTTTGCCGATTCCTTTGCTGCCTGCTTGGAGACATACGGCGCTCACGCGACACAGCTCAAGGCACCTATTGGCGACCGTCCGTCCTTTGAGCAGATCGAGCAAGCATTGAAGGAAAAGCCCTACAAGATAATCACTATTACCCACGTTGATACCTCCACCGGCGTGCTGAGCGACATCAAGCGCGTCACGGAAATTGTTCGCCGGGTTAGCCCCGACACCCTGGTGGTTGTTGATGGGGTTTGCAGTGTCGGATGCGAGGAGATTGCCTTTGACGAGTGGGACCTGGATGTGGTCCTGACTGCCAGTCAGAAGGCGATCGGCTGCCCTCCCGGTCTCAGCATCCTGATGCTCTCCGGCCGGGCCATCGACCGTTTCAAGTCCCGCAAGACCCCTCCCTCATCGTACTTTGCCTCGATCGCCAATTGGATGCCAATCATGCAAAACTACGAAAACAACAAGCCCTCCTACTTCGCCACTCCCCCCACTCAGCTCGTTCACGCTTTGCACACTTCTCTGTCTCAGATCACGGCACGCCCCATGGCTGAACGCTTTGCTATACACGCCCAGACCTCAGACCGCGTCAAggctgccattgccgacCTCGGTCTGCGCCAATTGGCCTCCCAGCCGGAGAGCCAGGCTCACGCCATGACGGCCATCTACCTGCCCGACGGCCTGACTCCTGCAGACGTTCTTCCCAGTCTTTTGAAGCGCGGTGTCATCTTCGCAGCCGGCCTGCACAAGGAGATTGCCACCAGGTACATCCGATTCGGCCACATGGGTGTGAGTGTGACAGACCCTGCGCGCAACGATATTGACAAGGCCATCGTGGCGCTCAAGGAAGCTCTCACGGAGGCGAAACAGGCCAAGGGCTTGTAA
- a CDS encoding vacuolar protein sorting-associated protein 29, whose product MTSRLVLVIGDLFIPDRAPDLPAKFRKLLTPGKIGQILCLGNLTDRETFEFLRQVAPDLQLVKGDFDVDSPNLPLSKVVTHGSLRIGFTHGHTIIPPGDADALLIAARQMDVDILLWGGTHRFEAFEMEGRFFVNPGSATGAMSTGYWPEGEEPVPSFCLMDIQGDVLVLYVYQLKTDANGVETVAVEKVSFRKNNIPSS is encoded by the exons ATGACATCCCGCCTGGTCCTGGTCATTGGTGACCTGTTTATTCCTGATCGAGCTCCG GATCTCCCAGCCAAG TTCCGGAAGCTCTTAACCCCAGGGAAGATCGGTCAGATCCTATGCCTAGGCAACCTTACCGATAGGGAAACCTTTGAGTTTCTGCGCCAGGTTGCCCCCGACTTACAATTGGTCAAAGGCGATTTCGATGTCGATTCCCCCAACCTGCCCCTCTCCAAGGTGGTGACTCACGGTAGCCTCCGCATTGGCTTCACTCATGGCCATACCATCATTCCGCCGGGCGATGCCGATGCCCTCCTGATTGCAGCACGCCAAATGGACGTAGATATCTTGCTGTGGGGAGGCACACATCGTTTCGAAGCCTTTGAAATGGAAGGCAGGTTCTTTGTGAATCCTGGAAGTGCCACAGGCGCTATGAGCACGGGTTACTGGccagaaggcgaagaacCCGTACCCAGCTTCTGTTTGATGGAT ATCCAAGGAGACGTGTTGGTGTTGTATGTTTACCAGTTGAAGACGGATGCGAATGGGGTCGAGACTGTTGCGGTCGAGAAGGTTTCATTTCGCAAGAACAATATCCCATCCTCATGA
- a CDS encoding polyadenylate-binding protein encodes MATEEQEVKDERLETHEEGGDDEEEIAAMKRRVAEMESEAAKLREMQATLDQQSESLREDKEEIDARSIFVGNVDYGASPEEIQAHFQSCGSINRVTILLDKFTGQPKGYAYVEFAEPSLVAQALVLNESVFRGRNLKVVPKRTNLPGMSSRGRGRGGFRGGRGFYRGGFPPRGGYRGGGRGRGRGYAPY; translated from the exons ATGGCtacagaagagcaggaggtTAAGGATGAGCGTCTGGAGACTCATGAGGAAGGAGGGGACGATGAG GAAGAGATTGCGGCTATGAAGAGACGGGTAGCCGAGATGGAATCCGAAGCAGCAAAGTTGCGGGAAATGCAAGCCACCCTTGATCAACAGTCCGAGAGTCTACGCGAGGAcaaagaggagattgatgctCGGAGTATTTTCGTTGGGAATGTGGATTACGGCGCTTCGCCCGAGGAAATCCAGGCGCACTTCCAGAGCTGCGGCTCCATCAATCGCGTTACTATCCTTCTGGATAAATTCACAGGCCAACCCAAGGG GTACGCCTACGTAGAATTCGCGGAGCCTAGTCTTGTCGCCCAGGCCCTTGTTCTGAACGAGAGTGTATTCCGTGGCCGCAACTTGAAG GTTGTTCCCAAACGGACCAATCTGCCTGGTATGAGCAGCCGAGGCCGTGGACGCGGTGGCTTCCGTGGCGGCCGTGGATTCTACCGCGGCGGGTTCCCTCCTCGCGGAGGCTATCGCGGCGGCGGTCGCGGTCGCGGTCGAGGTTATGCGCCTTATTAG